In Ovis canadensis isolate MfBH-ARS-UI-01 breed Bighorn chromosome 11, ARS-UI_OviCan_v2, whole genome shotgun sequence, the DNA window GGTCCAAACCTTTGAATGGCTATAGATCATTTACAAACAACAGTAATTTCTTTGCCACATCAGAGGTCACAAACTCAAAAGTGCCAACAGGAGCCTGGCAAGTAATATAACTGAATGAAGGAGTGGGATGATGTCATGAAACAGTGAGACTGCAGCCACGTGGGGCATACAGGACCCATCAAGAGGGTCAGCAGCTACTTAGCTCCTGCAGCCACGTGGGGCATACAGGACCCATCAAGAGGGTCAGCAGCTACTCAGCTCCTGCAGCCACGTGGGGCATACAGGACCTATCAAAACGGGGGCATACAGGACCCATCAAGAGGGTCAGCAGTTACTCAGCTCCAGACACCACTGCTGGACAGGTATGTCGGCCCAAATGTTGCCAGAGCCTCGGATGTTTCAAGAAGCTGGaaataccatttttttaaaaatgggaaatattCCCATTTTTAAGTGTTGATAcgcaaatcagtttttaaaaagacactagaacaaataaaacatttatgtGGAATATACTTAATCTGTGAGTTGCTGATTTTCAAATTTTGTTAAATCTGTTCTTGAGTACATCAAGCCAAAGTACACAGTAAcatacatagtaggtactcaatcaTTGATTGGATaatgactgactgaatgaatgatgCATGAATGATATGAGTTACATTCCCAATAAGTGGATATTTTCCACACATCGGGATTTCTCAGGTCTTCACAACAGCTCAGAAAATGGGATTTCTAGCACTTGTTATCACCACAAGGCCTCTTCTATAACAATATATTACAGGAAATTATTAGTCAATTAGGCTTTCATCACTGTGTTGCATAGCTTAGAATAATGTATGACAATTGCtaacattatattaatattaattataacAAAATTTGACTACtgtaatattttctaatttagaaCTCATTTTAGAATCATTAATATGTCTGCCCCCACAGTAACTCTTTGAAAAGGGGGCAGGGGTTATTCTGTGTGAGTCCTTACCCAAGGCTCTATTTACTACAACCTGCCATGAAGTTTAACTTAGAATATTCCTCTGTCACTCATCACACATTAGAAATGCCCAGCTCTCCTAAATAGTTTGTAAAAGTCAGATTCTCTGTCCTTTTGGGTACAGAGAAAGAAGTCCAGAGGTAAATGCTATTCTAATCTGTCATTTACCCTATCACCTGAAAATAGGTCCTATCCTTTCCTTTCCTTAGGCGCCCTCCCACATAGCCATTCAAAGACAGACATGCCGTTAACTCCTGTTGTTTCCTCGCTGCAGTAGTTTCTTTCTGCTTCATCTCCTCCACTGTCTGCTCGAGCTTCTTCTGGTGCTCCCTCTGCAGAAAAACAGATTCTGAGTACCACTGctgggaaaacacacacatgccTAAGCACAAGTATGCACGCACTGGGGAAGGGCCTGCTAAGCTAATGAGCAAGAGAGGGAAACGCAAATCTTCTCTTATTAGCTTCTGAGAAAAGCCGGGAGATGCCTCATTTTAGATGGCTTCCCCTGAGACCTTTCCCAGAGTCTGTGATACCCACATatacaagaaagaaagaacaatgcatatattttttcacaaaggtcaaaaaatattattttctttcaggaCTCTACCTGTTCAGTTAAACTGAGAAAGAGCTGGCCATTTTCCTCTTTCAGGTGCTCCAGCTGCTCTGTCTTGTCTTGAACTCCCTGAACaagcttctccatttctttccctTGATTTGACAGCTGAGCCTAAAGCAAAAGAAGTGAATACAATCAAGATATAAAAGAAGGAAACCTAAACAGGAACAATGCTTTGAAACGTACAGTAACATAAAAAGATGTGCTTTCCCCAGCAATTCCAACTCCCTATCAACTTCTGTGTTCTTCAGCTCTACCTTACAcctgctagagaagggaaaggctacccactccagtattcttgcctggagaatccccatggacaggggagcttggtggacttcagtccatcggggtgcagagtcagatacgactgagcaactaagcacagcaccttACACCTAAGAATCTAAGACTCAAATTGAGTAAAACTTGACAAACTACCCTTTAAAGCCCCTCTCTAAGGCACAGCCTCCTAAAAATGAGAGCAGTTCTGCTTCTACCCGCTTATCCAATCTTTTCAGTAAGATTTTGCTGGAAAAGATTTtgtagctaaaagaaaaaaaattagaaaggatATTGGAGGGGGGGGTGGTGGTCAAGAATGGAAAACACACACTCTGAAATTTCAATCTGATGCTCTGAGAAGTCCACCATTAGGCACCCACTATAACGCGCTGCATCTTCCTGGATCACCAGAGTGGAGTGCTGGTGAGGCTAAGAAAATCTACTTTGGCAAAGGTTTGGCATAACCTACCTGAAGCTGATCCACTGTGACTCCCATCTTCTCATTTTCTGAGGACATCTTCTGGTTTTGTTCTTTCAGTCTGTGGAGGTAAGAGACGACTAAATGAAAAATACGCTGATTCTAGCTGAGCCACCCCAGACCATAAATGATTTAAGGCTGCCTTGGCCCTAACCCTgcagttattttaaaatccacTAGTCTCTTCTTCAATCCTGTTCTGGCTTCCTGACCTCAAACTCCAAGTGTTCACTACTTAAAACTAATACCTGAATTCAGGTCATTTGTCTTTACCATTTTGATTCTAATTCTCTAACCCAGACTCAAAGAGCTCATGAGTCAAAGAGGGAGAATCATACCTATCATTGTCCTAATAGGAAGACTGCACTAACAAATTCTAAAACTCTAATCTGACCTTGCCTAAGGGTGTTTATAACACAGCAGCTCCTCCCATTCAAGAATGAGACTCACTGAAGCAGCTCCAACTCCCAACAGTCCTTCTGTTCTTGCATTGTCTGTTCCAGCTTCTTATTGATGCTCTTCAGGGTTTCCAGCTCCTCCTGTAGATTGAAATGCCAAAGGGACTGACCATTTCTAAGGCAGTGTTTAGTATCTCAGGCagccaacaagtatttattgagcacttataatATGTCAAGCATATACGCACAGCAGTGAATGAAATATCCAAGTAAAAggattttcatattaaaatgttcttaatatgttctttccatattaaaaatacacttatcttaagagtttgggattaacatatatagactactatatataaaatagataaccaataagggccTATGTAtatagtactgctgctgctgctaagtcgcttcagtcgcatccaactctgcgaccccatagatggcagcccactaggctcctctggccctgggattctccaggcaagaatactggagtgggttgccatttccttctccaatgcatgaaagtgaaaagtgaaagtaaagtcgctcagtcgttcttGACTCttaacaatcccatggactgcagcctaccaggctcctccgtccgtgggattttccaggcaagagtactagagtgggttgccattgccttctccggtatatagcacagggaactatattcaacatttataataaactataagggaaaagaatcttaaaaacagatatatatatgcataattaaattactttgctatacattTGAAActtatacaacattgtaaatcaactatatttcaaattaaaaaaaagaaaggaaaaaatacatctACCTTAATTTCTCTTCTAGTGGAGCTTATAATTTGTCCATTAACtcattacataaatatttaacgGGTGCCTATACATACCAGACCCTGTTCTGGCACTGTAGACACAGCAGtggacaaaataaaatttcttttttcctagaaAAGTGCTGTCCAAGAAATTCAGGAaagtcattatatatataattttaaaaatttagcagtcacattaaaaaagcaaaaagagacaTGAAATTATTTTACTAATAGTATATGTATTTAATCCAGTGTatctaaaatatcatttaaatacataaacaataaaaaagaaacctcTAATATACTAAAATCTGTGCCAGATACTAGTATAACAGAGTCAGATCACACGAAAAAGTGGGTGCTGGACAGGAGCCATCACCCCCATTCACATTTTAACAAGCACACATACCTGCTTCTTTTGGAGCATGGCCTGCATGTCTGAGTTTTGCTTCTGGAGGCTGACACAGCTGTCCTTCAGCTCCCGGTTTTCCTTGCAAAGCTCCTTGTTGTGCTGCTCAATTTCCTCCACCTCACCCTACAAAAGAACGTTCCATAAACACGTATTTGGCTTCTTATAGCTCAATGGATATTCAAGTCCTGCTGACATGAAAGTCTCATACGCTGGGATGGTGGGGGTCTAGCTGATCCCCACTCACTGTAGTGACATCTGTGTACCCCAAGTGGAAGCAACCCCTCAGTAGGTAGGGAAGGGGGAAGAGAAACGTGTCTACCATAAGCACTGAGCCTGCCattaccaagaaagaaaagacaaagaaaattaagCCACAAAAAGTTAAAAGGGGAAATGACAGAAGACTGTAATTTTTTTGTGTGCAAATACTTTATTTCTCCTATCAGACTTAGTTATGTGAGACCAGAATAGGGTTTTAACAGATTCTTCATTACATCCCTAGTGTCCACCAGAGTGCTGAAGGGAACTAGATGTCCTGTTAAATAACTGAGTAAGTAAATGAATCTAACTGAAAGATACAAACAAGAAGATCCGCTGTGTCTCTCCTCAAAGGAGCTTATACAATTTACTGTAGTGGTAAGATGTATACATGACAAAAATTGAGTAACTGGGAAAGTTAAGGGAATAACTGAAGGCCAAGTGAGTTACAGACGTTTTAGAGAAAGGAGAAATCACTTATTATGATTCTTATCAACATTCTGAAGTCATTCCCTTCTGATGGGTTTGAATGGGACTGTGTAAAAATTTCACAACAGTATCTGTtagacattcaataaatgcttaCTGACTAAAACTCTACCCTACCCTGGAATTGCTACTCTTAATGGCAGGAAGGGACTGAGATGAGATGCTTACAGACCTGAGTGGTAACAACCAGgatgtcctcttcattttctggacGGAACTGGAAAGGGATACTTGCTCCGCGGACCACCCCATCCTGATCCACATAGCAGAACTGGTAATACTCATCATCCTTGGGCAGGTAATAAGCTGGAAATAGAACATGATTTTAAAGGCAAaatattgcttccctggtggctcaaaggttaaagtgtctgcctgcaatgcgggagacctgggttcgatccctgggttgggaagatcccctggagcagggaaaggctacccactccagtattctggcctggagaattccatggactgtatagtctatggggttgcaaagagtcagacacgactgagcgactttcactcactcaaggtctattcagaaaactaaaaatctaGAAGTCTTTTATCTACCCCAGAAGGCTCTGGCTCAAGAGAATTAATGAGTCTTGGTTGCTGTTTTTAATACCTTTGATCTAGTATTTTTCTCACCTTTGAACTGGACTTCCTGCTGTTTGGATGATTCACTGTTTAGGTTAACGGGCAAAGTAACCCACATGAAGGTGTAGTACTCGCGGGTTGTCTTCCATCCAACCTGCAATGATAAGAGGCTCTTGTTCAGCATCTGAAAGTGCTCAGATTTAGGCTCTGTCTTCTGAATATGCACCTTtcgctattttaaaattatagtagaATAAGTTCTTTATCAAAAGATCTCCCACAATGGATCAAATCTTTGTGACTTATGATAACTACATATACAATTAAAAATTGGTATGTATGCACATATACCAGTTACTCATAAATTACTCATCttagaaggaaacaaaaactggCCACTCAATACCCAGGATAAGAGTGCCAAATATTGTATCTCCAAGTCAGATACAGTACTGAGAATGATTGGGGAAAAAAGTTGTGGGATTATGAGCTTTGATTCTGCTATCTTCTTACAATGGTATACTTGGAACTTCTTAATCAAGAAGCACTTCTGATCTGCCCTCTCTATTGGTTTGTCCTCTCCTGTGTCCAATTCAGTCTTGTCACCTATACCAACCTGGTTACATCACTGCCTTtaaaaatggctttttaaaataatgtgtgtgttGGGGCTGGATGGGTAAGAGAGTTCTTAGATTAGGAGGCACCAGATAACTAAGTCCAGTTTGTATGATTTTCTTGCTCTggtgttttttcttaatatatgttTATTGAAGACTTTTTGgtgataaaagataaaaaatataatcTGGTAGTCATAAAGGCCTCTTCTAGGTATGAAATGTAGTAAGTCATAAGATATAAGGATACTGTAAAATTTGCCTCAGAGCAGAAAGCTGGCCAAATAGGAAATATTCTCACTAAGTGTGAAAAGGGGTAAAAAATGCTCAAATCATATCTGGAAGGTAAGTCCATACCAGAGAACAGAGAGGGAGTCACTGTGTCTTCAAGGGGTGAACACTCAGCAAATAAGA includes these proteins:
- the CALCOCO2 gene encoding calcium-binding and coiled-coil domain-containing protein 2, with the translated sequence MEETVEDPPTSAVLLDHCHFSQVIFNSVEKFYIPGGDITCYYTLTQHFIPRRKDWIGIFRVGWKTTREYYTFMWVTLPVNLNSESSKQQEVQFKAYYLPKDDEYYQFCYVDQDGVVRGASIPFQFRPENEEDILVVTTQGEVEEIEQHNKELCKENRELKDSCVSLQKQNSDMQAMLQKKQEELETLKSINKKLEQTMQEQKDCWELELLQLKEQNQKMSSENEKMGVTVDQLQAQLSNQGKEMEKLVQGVQDKTEQLEHLKEENGQLFLSLTEQREHQKKLEQTVEEMKQKETTAARKQQELTDQNMELSKRLSENKIIYNVLQREKEKIEKENDFLKRENSSLLSYLNCDSLSHQMPTSSQGGTRQDPGLVFGNPYSGIQESSAPSLLSIKKCPVCKSDFIDDGFDHDLALEQHLQTLSLNCPICDKTFPAKDKQIFEDHVFCHTL